Proteins co-encoded in one Malus sylvestris chromosome 7, drMalSylv7.2, whole genome shotgun sequence genomic window:
- the LOC126628761 gene encoding disease resistance protein RPV1-like isoform X2 — MASSSSSSSSGLGWKYDVFINFRGEDTRRGFVSHLYKALAKKPINAFIDAEKLRKGDHLSQLLTAIRESRISIVVFSQDYASSTWCLKELVQILECKDTNNQIVLPIFYEVDPSDIRRLKRKFAEAFAKHDRDSNAEMEEVQRWRSALKTATSLSGWDSQNYENDAVLIEEIVEDVYSRLINISSTSSKDNGLVDMDSHMHEMLSLLYPSEGETNNVRVVGIWGMGGLGKTTIARAVYDEIACRFEACCFLKNVKEGFMKQGELHVQTVLLSSISDNKVGSSDISRRGFQVMLRSLGQRKVLIVVDDVDKLEQIEALLGERHSFGGGSRIIITSRDSQLLSIADVIYNPKTLSDYGALELFRRHAFRKNQPTRDYDNLSNCAVKYAQGLPLALKVLGAFLHNKTIREWEDELEKIRKIPQRGIHDVLKSSFDGLDYTERAIFLDIACFFKGMEKDHATRILDGCGFHPHIGIRVLIDRALITVSEKGELEMHDSLEEMGREIVRQQSIREPGGRSRLWSYEDVHHVLTQNTATNAIESIFVDFSYSDWVCLNAEAFVSMTQLRLLKIGHKGSIFEDYYKHHLIGPFKLLNLRYLSLFEFPLKSLPSNFQLKNLVELDMQFSLIDRLWEGTQTLKTLKFINLSYCEYLKETPDFTNVPNIERLILQCCTRLVEVHPSTSTLTNLVLLNLNSCHDLKILPSNIRMKYLKTFNLFGCLSLEMFPEISEVIEGLKELDLSRSRIKELPPSINNLTGLSNFNLKDCKELKSLPSKIRMRSLKTFNLSGCSSLEMFPEILEGMEELKELNLTWSKIKELPSSINNLTGLSHLNLEHCEELKILPSSICMKSLKTFNLYGCSNLEMFPEILEGMEELEELDLSGSKIKELPSSINNLTGLIRLNLILCKELKSLPSSIRMKSLKTFNLYGCTSLEMFPEISEGMEELEELNLSGSKIKELPLSINNLTGLSHFKLKHCEELKSLPSCIHMKCLKTFNLYGCSSLEMFPSISEGIEGLEKLDLSEAKIKELPPSINNLTGLSHFNLKYCKQLKSLPSKIRMRSLKTFNLSGCSSLEMFPEISKGMEELEELNLSGSKIKELPLSINNLTGLSHLNLEHCMELKSLPSSIRMKSLKTLELYGCSSLEMFPEISECMEELEELDLSGSKIKELPLSINNLTGLSHLKLEYCVELKSLPSNICQLKSLVCLSLSNCTKFEVFPSIEENMEGLRELFLDGTSIKELSPWIERLTGLQYLNLRNCKSIVHLPDTLCNLAHLITDT; from the exons atggcttcttcttcttcttcttcttcttctggccTTGGTTGGAAATACGATGTGTTCATCAATTTCAGAGGGGAAGACACTCGCAGGGGCTTCGTCAGCCATCTCTACAAAGCTCTGGCTAAGAAACCAATCAACGCCTTCATTGATGCCGAGAAGCTCAGAAAAGGCGACCACCTTTCCCAGCTCCTGACAGCGATTCGAGAGTCGAGGATTTCGATTGTAGTTTTCTCTCAAGACTATGCTTCTTCCACTTGGTGCTTGAAAGAACTCGTGCAAATCCTGGAATGCAAGGATACCAATAACCAGATTGTACTCCCCATTTTCTATGAAGTTGATCCGTCTGATATTCGTAGACTCAAGAGAAAATTCGCCGAAGCTTTTGCTAAGCACGATCGTGATTCTAACGCCGAAATGGAAGAGGTTCAGAGATGGAGATCCGCTCTTAAGACTGCCACCAGTTTATCCGGCTGGGATTCGCAAAACTATGA GAATGATGCAGTGCTTATTGAGGAAATTGTAGAAGATGTTTATTCGAGATTGATCAACATCTCATCAACATCAAGCAAAGATAATGGCTTGGTTGACATGGATTCTCACATGCATGAAATGCTTTCATTATTATATCCCTCCGAAGGTGAAACGAATAATGTTCGCGTTGTTGGAATATGGGGTATGGGTGGTTTAGGCAAAACAACCATCGCTAGAGCTGTTTATGATGAAATCGCTTGTCGATTTGAAGCTtgttgctttcttaaaaatgtCAAGGAGGGTTTCATGAAGCAGGGCGAACTACATGTGCAGACAGTACTTCTATCTAGTATCTCAGACAACAAGGTGGGGAGTTCTGACATATCGAGAAGAGGTTTTCAGGTGATGTTAAGAAGCCTTGGTCAGAGAAAAGTTCTTATTGTTGTTGATGATGTGGACAAATTAGAACAAATTGAAGCTTTACTTGGAGAGCGACATTCCTTTGGTGGTGGAAGTAGGATTATTATCACAAGTAGAGATTCGCAGTTACTAAGCATAGCTGATGTGATATATAATCCTAAGACCTTGAGTGATTATGGAGCTCTGGAACTCTTTAGGCGGCACGCCTTCAGAAAAAACCAACCCACCAGAGATTATGATAATCTCTCGAATTGTGCTGTAAAATATGCTCAAGGTCTGCCTTTAGCACTCAAAGTCCTGGGAGCTTTTCTTCATAACAAAACTATACGCGAGTGGGAAGATGAGTtagaaaaaataaggaaaattccACAAAGGGGAATCCATGATGTGCTTAAATCAAGCTTCGATGGACTAGATTACACAGAGAGGGCCATCTTTCTAGATATTGCATGTTTCTTTAAAGGGATGGAGAAAGACCATGCAACCCGAATTCTAGACGGTTGTGGTTTCCATCCTCATATAGGAATAAGAGTTCTAATCGATCGAGCTCTCATAACTGTCTCAGAGAAGGGGGAACTGGAGATGCATGATTCATTAGAGGAAATGGGTCGGGAAATCGTTCGCCAACAATCTATCAGAGAGCCTGGGGGACGAAGTAGGTTGTGGAGTTATGAAGATGTTCATCACGTGCTAACTCAAAATACG GCTACGAATGCAATTGAAAGCATATTCGTGGATTTCTCATACTCAGACTGGGTATGCTTAAAtgctgaagcttttgttagtatGACTCAACTAAGACTTCTCAAGATCGGTCATAAGGGCTCAATTTTTGAAGATTACTACAAACACCACCTGATTGGGCCCTTTAAGTTACTTAACTTGAGGTATCTCTCCTTGTTTGAATTCCCTCTCAAGTCTTTGCCGTCCAACTTTCAATTGAAAAATCTTGTTGAACTTGACATGCAATTTAGTCTCATTGACCGACTTTGGGAAGGAACCCAG ACGCTGAAAACGTTGAAATTCATCAATTTAAGTTATTGTGAATACCTTAAGGAAACCCCTGACTTCACAAATGTGCCAAATATTGAGAGGCTAATTCTTCAATGTTGTACAAGGTTAGTTGAGGTTCACCCGTCTACTTCAACTCTTACAAACCTTGTTTTATTGAATCTGAATTCGTGTCATGACCTTAAGATTCTACCCAGCAACATTCGTATGAAATATCTCAAAACCTTTAATCTTTTTGGTTGCTTGAGCCTTGAGATGTTTCCAGAGATTTCAGAAGTGATTGAGGGGTTAAAAGAGCTTGATTTATCCAGGTCAAGAATTAAAGAACTGCCCCCGTCAATTAATAATCTCACGGGGTTGAGTAATTTCAACCTAAAAGATTGCAAGGAACTTAAGAGTCTACCCAGCAAAATTCGTATGAGATCTCTCAAAACCTTTAATCTTTCTGGCTGCTCCAGTCTTGAGATGTTTCCAGAGATTTTAGAAGGTATGGAGGAGTTAAAAGAGCTTAATTTAACCTggtcaaaaattaaagaactgCCCTCGTCAATTAATAATCTCACGGGGTTGAGTCATTTGAACCTAGAACATTGCGAGGAACTTAAGATTCTTCCAAGCAGCATTTGTATGAAATCTCTTAAAACCTTTAATCTTTATGGTTGCTCCAATCTTGAGATGTTTCCAGAGATTTTAGAAGGTATGGAGGAGTTAGAAGAGCTTGATTTATCCGggtcaaaaattaaagaactgCCTTCGTCAATTAATAATCTCACGGGGTTGATTCGTTTGAACCTAATACTTTGCAAGGAACTTAAGAGTCTTCCAAGCAGCATTCGTATGAAATCTCTCAAAACCTTTAACCTTTATGGTTGCACGAGTCTTGAGATGTTTCCAGAGATTTCAGAAGGTATGGAGGAGTTAGAAGAGCTTAATTTATCCGGGTCCAAAATTAAAGAACTGCCCCTGTCAATTAATAATCTCACGGGGTTGAGTCATTTCAAACTAAAACATTGCGAGGAACTTAAGAGTCTTCCAAGCTGCATTCATATGAAATGTCTAAAAACCTTTAATCTTTATGGCTGCTCCAGTCTTGAGATGTTTCCATCGATTTCAGAAGGTATTGAGGGGTTAGAAAAGCTTGATTTATCCGAGGCAAAAATTAAAGAACTGCCCCCATCAATTAATAATCTCACGGGGTTGAGTCATTTCAACCTAAAATATTGCAAGCAACTTAAGAGTCTACCCAGCAAGATTCGTATGAGATCTCTCAAAACCTTTAATCTTTCTGGCTGCTCTAGTCTTGAGATGTTTCCAGAGATTTCAAAAGGTATGGAGGAGTTAGAAGAGCTTAATTTATCCGGATCCAAAATTAAAGAACTGCCCCTGTCAATTAATAATCTCACGGGGTTGAGTCATTTGAACCTAGAACATTGCATGGAACTTAAGAGTCTTCCAAGCAGCATTCGTATGAAATCTCTCAAAACCCTTGAACTTTATGGCTGCTCGAGTCTAGAGATGTTTCCAGAGATTTCAGAAT GTATGGAGGAGTTAGAAGAGCTTGATTTATCCggatcaaaaattaaagaactgCCCCTATCAATTAATAATCTCACGGGATTAAGTCATTTGAAGCTAGAATATTGCGTGGAACTTAAGAGTCTTCCAAGCAACATTTGTCAGCTCAAGTCCCTTGTCTGTCTATCTCTTTCCAATTGTACAAAATTTGAGGTGTTTCCAAGCATTGAAGAAAATATGGAAGGATTAAGAGAGCTTTTCTTGGATGGAACATCTATCAAAGAGCTTTCCCCCTGGATTGAACGGCTTACGGGGCTTCAGTATTTAAATCTGAGAAACTGCAAAAGCATTGTACATCTTCCCGACACGCTCTGTAATTTGGCACACCTTATCACAGACACATAG
- the LOC126628761 gene encoding disease resistance protein RPV1-like isoform X9 → MASSSSSSSSGLGWKYDVFINFRGEDTRRGFVSHLYKALAKKPINAFIDAEKLRKGDHLSQLLTAIRESRISIVVFSQDYASSTWCLKELVQILECKDTNNQIVLPIFYEVDPSDIRRLKRKFAEAFAKHDRDSNAEMEEVQRWRSALKTATSLSGWDSQNYENDAVLIEEIVEDVYSRLINISSTSSKDNGLVDMDSHMHEMLSLLYPSEGETNNVRVVGIWGMGGLGKTTIARAVYDEIACRFEACCFLKNVKEGFMKQGELHVQTVLLSSISDNKVGSSDISRRGFQVMLRSLGQRKVLIVVDDVDKLEQIEALLGERHSFGGGSRIIITSRDSQLLSIADVIYNPKTLSDYGALELFRRHAFRKNQPTRDYDNLSNCAVKYAQGLPLALKVLGAFLHNKTIREWEDELEKIRKIPQRGIHDVLKSSFDGLDYTERAIFLDIACFFKGMEKDHATRILDGCGFHPHIGIRVLIDRALITVSEKGELEMHDSLEEMGREIVRQQSIREPGGRSRLWSYEDVHHVLTQNTATNAIESIFVDFSYSDWVCLNAEAFVSMTQLRLLKIGHKGSIFEDYYKHHLIGPFKLLNLRYLSLFEFPLKSLPSNFQLKNLVELDMQFSLIDRLWEGTQTLKTLKFINLSYCEYLKETPDFTNVPNIERLILQCCTRLVEVHPSTSTLTNLVLLNLNSCHDLKILPSNIRMKYLKTFNLFGCLSLEMFPEISEVIEGLKELDLSRSRIKELPPSINNLTGLSNFNLKDCKELKSLPSKIRMRSLKTFNLSGCSSLEMFPEILEGMEELKELNLTWSKIKELPSSINNLTGLSHLNLEHCEELKILPSSICMKSLKTFNLYGCSNLEMFPEILEGMEELEELDLSGSKIKELPSSINNLTGLIRLNLILCKELKSLPSSIRMKSLKTFNLYGCTSLEMFPEISEGMEELEELNLSGSKIKELPLSINNLTGLSHFKLKHCEELKSLPSCIHMKCLKTFNLYGCSSLEMFPSISEGIEGLEKLDLSEAKIKELPPSINNLTGLSHFNLKYCKQLKSLPSKIRMRSLKTFNLSGCSSLEMFPEISKGMEELEELDLSGSKIKELPLSINNLTGLSHLKLEYCVELKSLPSNICQLKSLVCLSLSNCTKFEVFPSIEENMEGLRELFLDGTSIKELSPWIERLTGLQYLNLRNCKSIVHLPDTLCNLAHLITDT, encoded by the exons atggcttcttcttcttcttcttcttcttctggccTTGGTTGGAAATACGATGTGTTCATCAATTTCAGAGGGGAAGACACTCGCAGGGGCTTCGTCAGCCATCTCTACAAAGCTCTGGCTAAGAAACCAATCAACGCCTTCATTGATGCCGAGAAGCTCAGAAAAGGCGACCACCTTTCCCAGCTCCTGACAGCGATTCGAGAGTCGAGGATTTCGATTGTAGTTTTCTCTCAAGACTATGCTTCTTCCACTTGGTGCTTGAAAGAACTCGTGCAAATCCTGGAATGCAAGGATACCAATAACCAGATTGTACTCCCCATTTTCTATGAAGTTGATCCGTCTGATATTCGTAGACTCAAGAGAAAATTCGCCGAAGCTTTTGCTAAGCACGATCGTGATTCTAACGCCGAAATGGAAGAGGTTCAGAGATGGAGATCCGCTCTTAAGACTGCCACCAGTTTATCCGGCTGGGATTCGCAAAACTATGA GAATGATGCAGTGCTTATTGAGGAAATTGTAGAAGATGTTTATTCGAGATTGATCAACATCTCATCAACATCAAGCAAAGATAATGGCTTGGTTGACATGGATTCTCACATGCATGAAATGCTTTCATTATTATATCCCTCCGAAGGTGAAACGAATAATGTTCGCGTTGTTGGAATATGGGGTATGGGTGGTTTAGGCAAAACAACCATCGCTAGAGCTGTTTATGATGAAATCGCTTGTCGATTTGAAGCTtgttgctttcttaaaaatgtCAAGGAGGGTTTCATGAAGCAGGGCGAACTACATGTGCAGACAGTACTTCTATCTAGTATCTCAGACAACAAGGTGGGGAGTTCTGACATATCGAGAAGAGGTTTTCAGGTGATGTTAAGAAGCCTTGGTCAGAGAAAAGTTCTTATTGTTGTTGATGATGTGGACAAATTAGAACAAATTGAAGCTTTACTTGGAGAGCGACATTCCTTTGGTGGTGGAAGTAGGATTATTATCACAAGTAGAGATTCGCAGTTACTAAGCATAGCTGATGTGATATATAATCCTAAGACCTTGAGTGATTATGGAGCTCTGGAACTCTTTAGGCGGCACGCCTTCAGAAAAAACCAACCCACCAGAGATTATGATAATCTCTCGAATTGTGCTGTAAAATATGCTCAAGGTCTGCCTTTAGCACTCAAAGTCCTGGGAGCTTTTCTTCATAACAAAACTATACGCGAGTGGGAAGATGAGTtagaaaaaataaggaaaattccACAAAGGGGAATCCATGATGTGCTTAAATCAAGCTTCGATGGACTAGATTACACAGAGAGGGCCATCTTTCTAGATATTGCATGTTTCTTTAAAGGGATGGAGAAAGACCATGCAACCCGAATTCTAGACGGTTGTGGTTTCCATCCTCATATAGGAATAAGAGTTCTAATCGATCGAGCTCTCATAACTGTCTCAGAGAAGGGGGAACTGGAGATGCATGATTCATTAGAGGAAATGGGTCGGGAAATCGTTCGCCAACAATCTATCAGAGAGCCTGGGGGACGAAGTAGGTTGTGGAGTTATGAAGATGTTCATCACGTGCTAACTCAAAATACG GCTACGAATGCAATTGAAAGCATATTCGTGGATTTCTCATACTCAGACTGGGTATGCTTAAAtgctgaagcttttgttagtatGACTCAACTAAGACTTCTCAAGATCGGTCATAAGGGCTCAATTTTTGAAGATTACTACAAACACCACCTGATTGGGCCCTTTAAGTTACTTAACTTGAGGTATCTCTCCTTGTTTGAATTCCCTCTCAAGTCTTTGCCGTCCAACTTTCAATTGAAAAATCTTGTTGAACTTGACATGCAATTTAGTCTCATTGACCGACTTTGGGAAGGAACCCAG ACGCTGAAAACGTTGAAATTCATCAATTTAAGTTATTGTGAATACCTTAAGGAAACCCCTGACTTCACAAATGTGCCAAATATTGAGAGGCTAATTCTTCAATGTTGTACAAGGTTAGTTGAGGTTCACCCGTCTACTTCAACTCTTACAAACCTTGTTTTATTGAATCTGAATTCGTGTCATGACCTTAAGATTCTACCCAGCAACATTCGTATGAAATATCTCAAAACCTTTAATCTTTTTGGTTGCTTGAGCCTTGAGATGTTTCCAGAGATTTCAGAAGTGATTGAGGGGTTAAAAGAGCTTGATTTATCCAGGTCAAGAATTAAAGAACTGCCCCCGTCAATTAATAATCTCACGGGGTTGAGTAATTTCAACCTAAAAGATTGCAAGGAACTTAAGAGTCTACCCAGCAAAATTCGTATGAGATCTCTCAAAACCTTTAATCTTTCTGGCTGCTCCAGTCTTGAGATGTTTCCAGAGATTTTAGAAGGTATGGAGGAGTTAAAAGAGCTTAATTTAACCTggtcaaaaattaaagaactgCCCTCGTCAATTAATAATCTCACGGGGTTGAGTCATTTGAACCTAGAACATTGCGAGGAACTTAAGATTCTTCCAAGCAGCATTTGTATGAAATCTCTTAAAACCTTTAATCTTTATGGTTGCTCCAATCTTGAGATGTTTCCAGAGATTTTAGAAGGTATGGAGGAGTTAGAAGAGCTTGATTTATCCGggtcaaaaattaaagaactgCCTTCGTCAATTAATAATCTCACGGGGTTGATTCGTTTGAACCTAATACTTTGCAAGGAACTTAAGAGTCTTCCAAGCAGCATTCGTATGAAATCTCTCAAAACCTTTAACCTTTATGGTTGCACGAGTCTTGAGATGTTTCCAGAGATTTCAGAAGGTATGGAGGAGTTAGAAGAGCTTAATTTATCCGGGTCCAAAATTAAAGAACTGCCCCTGTCAATTAATAATCTCACGGGGTTGAGTCATTTCAAACTAAAACATTGCGAGGAACTTAAGAGTCTTCCAAGCTGCATTCATATGAAATGTCTAAAAACCTTTAATCTTTATGGCTGCTCCAGTCTTGAGATGTTTCCATCGATTTCAGAAGGTATTGAGGGGTTAGAAAAGCTTGATTTATCCGAGGCAAAAATTAAAGAACTGCCCCCATCAATTAATAATCTCACGGGGTTGAGTCATTTCAACCTAAAATATTGCAAGCAACTTAAGAGTCTACCCAGCAAGATTCGTATGAGATCTCTCAAAACCTTTAATCTTTCTGGCTGCTCTAGTCTTGAGATGTTTCCAGAGATTTCAAAAG GTATGGAGGAGTTAGAAGAGCTTGATTTATCCggatcaaaaattaaagaactgCCCCTATCAATTAATAATCTCACGGGATTAAGTCATTTGAAGCTAGAATATTGCGTGGAACTTAAGAGTCTTCCAAGCAACATTTGTCAGCTCAAGTCCCTTGTCTGTCTATCTCTTTCCAATTGTACAAAATTTGAGGTGTTTCCAAGCATTGAAGAAAATATGGAAGGATTAAGAGAGCTTTTCTTGGATGGAACATCTATCAAAGAGCTTTCCCCCTGGATTGAACGGCTTACGGGGCTTCAGTATTTAAATCTGAGAAACTGCAAAAGCATTGTACATCTTCCCGACACGCTCTGTAATTTGGCACACCTTATCACAGACACATAG